In Silene latifolia isolate original U9 population chromosome 3, ASM4854445v1, whole genome shotgun sequence, a single window of DNA contains:
- the LOC141649948 gene encoding uncharacterized protein LOC141649948: protein MTVSVLDKNGSNIIYPISRLYNKLSSELTSLTKLFLMDLPNVTGTIPSSIGKLTQITQLWISNTNISGPIPNFLAQLTELNGLSLCNKHTGPIPQFIGKFKNLVLLFLSSNKLSGPIPIFLTQLKELAFLDLSDNKLTGPIPLGLAQLTKLNNLKLGSNALSGPIPNFLGQYPSLTTLSLSHNQLSGPIPTSLGRAKITFLELNHNKLTGDASFLFDKENLGPGEIHINNNFLKFEFSNVEMPPLLWSFNISHNMIYGSLPKWLGEFRPPMGYSKSSMTSMFSYTFDVSYNQLCGPIPNGQLFRDASIFAHNKCLCVGPLSACK, encoded by the exons ATGACGGTATCTGTTTTAGATAAAAATGGATCAAATATAATTTACccaattagtagattatacaacaAGTT gtctagtgAGCTCACATCGCTCACTAAGCTCTTCTTAATGGATCTTCCCAATGTTACGGGTACTATCCCATCTTCTATCGGTAAGCTCACTCAAATTACTCAACTATGGATCTCGAATACAAATATTTCCGGCCCAATACCGAATTTCTTGGCCCAACTCACAGAATTAAATGGGCTTTCACTATGCAATAAGCATACCGGCCCAATACCTCAATTTATAGGCAAATTCAAGAATTTGGTACTTTTATTCCTCTCTTCCAATAAATTATCCGGCCCGATACCGATTTTTTTAACCCAACTTAAGGAATTAGCCTTTTTGGACCTCTCTGATAATAAACTTACAGGCCCAATACCTTTGGGCTTAGCCCaattaactaaactaaacaaCCTAAAACTCGGGTCAAATGCTTTATCCGGCCCGATACCAAATTTTTTGGGCCAATATCCTTCACTCACAACCCTCTCCCTTTCTCATAACCAACTAAGTGGGCCAATCCCGACATCGTTGGGCCGAGCCAAAATTACATTTCTCGAGCTTAACCACAATAAACTTACCGGAGACGCGTCGTTTTTGTTCGACAAGGAAAATTTGGGACCGGGTGAAATACATATCAACAACAATTTTCTCAAGTTTGAGTTTTCGAATGTGGAGATGCCCCCTCTATTATGGAGCTTTAATATAAGCCACAATATGATATACGGGTCGCTTCCAAAGTGGCTTGGTGAATTTCGACCGCCTATGGGTTATAGTAAGTCGAGCATGACCTCTATGTTTAGTTACACTTTTGATGTGAGTTATAACCAACTTTGTGGCCCAATCCCAAATGGTCAACTTTTTAGGGATGCAAGCATTTTTGCTCACAATAAGTGTCTTTGTGTCGGTCCGTTATCGGCTTGCAAGTAG
- the LOC141649949 gene encoding uncharacterized protein LOC141649949, whose product MLSSQLFIILPLFLLCNLLLLDLAKSQTFPDCHPHDKKILLRIKNHLGNPSSLSTWTKSEKYCCALYHGVVYDLQGRVSSLNFYDIHDYHGTIPTFLDRLPGLVDLSFMNIPNLSGPIPPYIGNLTNLISFSMVSTNLGGPIPDIISRFNNLLILTMSDNNHVGPIPRFLSQMSNLTRLDLSSNKLTGQIPAFLGRLKRLDYLRLSSNKLTGPIPLPLVQLTNLNSLNLSSNKLSGPIPDFIGIHLINLRTLELDSNHFSGHIPKSLGQLPNLQSLSLSKNKLNWPIPKSLGLANILVIKLAYNNLSGDASFLFNKNNMATFELIINNNKLKFDFSNAGLGRLVSFNISHNMIYGSLPEWFGQLYLDSTRIVDVSYNQLCGPIPNGRRFKRFGPSMFAHNKCLCGGPLPACK is encoded by the coding sequence ATGTTATCTAGCCAACTATTTATAATACTCCCTTTGTTTCTTTTGTGTAATTTGTTATTACTCGACCTTGCGAAATCTCAAACATTTCCCGATTGTCATCCTCACGACAAAAAAATCCTCCTTCGCATAAAAAATCACTTGGGAAACCCTTCTTCTCTTTCGACATGGACCAAATCCGAGAAATATTGTTGTGCATTATATCATGGTGTCGTGTATGACCTACAAGGTCGTGTTAGCTCTTTAAATTTCTATGATATACATGACTACCACGGCACTATCCCGACCTTTCTGGATCGCCTTCCGGGCCTTGTAGATCTCTCCTTTATGAACATTCCCAACCTCTCCGGCCCAATACCGCCCTACATTGGAAATCTTACCAATCTAATATCATTCTCCATGGTCTCAACCAACTTAGGCGGTCCAATACCAGATATCATATCCCGATTCAACAACTTACTTATATTAACCATGTCCGACAATAATCATGTCGGACCAATCCCTCGATTTCTATCCCAAATGTCGAACCTAACCCGCTTGGATCTCTCCTCAAACAAGCTCACCGGCCAAATCCCCGCCTTTCTAGGCCGACTCAAGAGATTGGATTACCTCCGCTTATCCTCAAACAAACTCACCGGCCCAATTCCGCTTCCCTTGGTTCAATTAACAAACTTAAACTCCCTCAATCTTAGCTCAAACAAATTATCCGGCCCAATACCGGATTTTATAGGCATACATCTcataaatctaagaacacttgaactTGATTCAAACCATTTTTCAGGCCACATACCCAAATCTTTAGGGCAACTACCAAATCTCCAATCCCTATCTCTATCCAAAAACAAATTAAATTGGCCAATACCCAAATCATTAGGCCTAGCTAACATTTTAGTGATAAAACTTGCATACAATAATCTAAGTGGGGATGCCTCATTTTTGtttaacaaaaataatatggCAACTTTTGAACTTATTATCAACAACAATAAACTAAAATTTGATTTCTCAAATGCGGGTTTGGGTCGTTTAGTGAGTTTTAACATAAGCCATAATATGATATATGGATCCCTTCCCGAATGGTTCGGGCAATTATATTTGGATTCGACTAGGATTGTCGATGTGAGTTATAACCAACTTTGCGGCCCAATCCCTAATGGTCGACGTTTCAAGCGATTTGGGCCGAGTATGTTTGCCCATAACAAGTGTCTATGTGGAGGTCCATTACCTGCTTGCAAATGA